One window of the Nicotiana tabacum cultivar K326 chromosome 4, ASM71507v2, whole genome shotgun sequence genome contains the following:
- the LOC107776198 gene encoding subtilisin-like protease SBT1.4: MALSSSSSFFFLLVFFFLNSLAISVQSDGSETFIVHVSKSHKPHIFTTHHHWYSSILRSVSSSSQYSAKILYSYDYASQGFSARLTSGQADRIRRVPGVVSVILDRARQLHTTHTPTFLGLADSFGLWPNSDYADDVIVGVLDTGIWPERPSFTDDGLSAVPSGWKGKCETGPDFPATSCNRKIIGARLFYKGYEADRGSPIDESKESKSPRDTEGHGTHTASTAAGSVVANASFFQYAKGEARGMAVKARIAAYKICWKTGCFDSDILAAMDQAVADGVHVISLSVGADGYAPEYDVDSIAIGAFGASEHGVVVSCSAGNSGPGASTAVNVAPWILTVAASTIDREFPADVILGDGRIFGGVSLYSGDPLGDSKLPLVYSGDCGSQLCYPGKLDPSKVAGKIVLCDRGGNARVEKGSAVKLAGGAGMVLANLADSGEELVADSHLLPATMVGQKAGDKIRDYVKSDSSPTATIVFKGTVIGKPPSAPRIAAFSGRGPNYVTPEILKPDVTAPGVNVLAGWTGSIGPTDLEIDTRRVEFNIISGTSMSCPHVSGLAALLRKAYPKWTTAAIKSALMTTAYNIDNSGKTFTDLATGQESSPFVHGSGHVDPNRALDPGLVYDIATRDYVDFLCAIGYDPKRISPFVKDTSSVNCSEKSLVSPGDLNYPSFSVVFSSESVVKYKRVVKNVGRNTNAAYEVKINAPASVEVKVTPTKLSFSEENKSLSYEISFSSNGSVGLERVKGLESAFGSIEWSDGIHSVRSPIAVHWLLHSATASL, translated from the coding sequence ATggcactttcttcttcttcttcttttttcttcctcTTAGTCTTCTTCTTTCTCAACTCTTTAGCAATTTCAGTTCAATCGGACGGTTCTGAGACTTTCATAGTCCACGTGTCAAAATCTCACAAGCCCCACATCTTCACTACCCACCACCATTGGTACTCCTCCATTCTCCGATCagtctcttcttcttctcaatactCCGCCAAAATCCTTTACTCTTACGATTATGCTTCCCAAGGTTTCTCCGCCCGTCTCACTTCCGGGCAGGCTGACCGGATCCGCCGCGTTCCCGGTGTAGTCTCCGTCATCCTTGACCGTGCACGCCAGCTTCACACCACTCACACACCTACCTTCTTAGGTCTCGCAGACTCATTTGGGCTTTGGCCCAATTCAGACTACGCCGATGACGTCATCGTCGGGGTCCTCGACACGGGCATTTGGCCGGAAAGGCCGAGCTTTACCGACGACGGTCTTTCTGCTGTCCCGTCCGGTTGGAAGGGCAAATGCGAAACTGGGCCAGACTTTCCTGCAACTTCATGTAATCGTAAAATCATAGGCGCTCGATTGTTCTACAAAGGCTATGAAGCTGATCGTGGAAGCCCAATTGACGAGTCTAAAGAATCAAAATCGCCACGAGATACTGAAGGACATGGGACCCACACAGCTTCAACTGCAGCTGGATCTGTTGTAGCTAACGCTAGCTTTTTTCAATACGCAAAAGGTGAAGCTAGAGGCATGGCTGTGAAAGCTCGAATAGCAGCTTATAAGATCTGTTGGAAAACAGGGTGTTTTGATTCTGATATTTTAGCTGCAATGGATCAAGCTGTTGCTGATGGAGTTCACGTGATTTCACTTTCCGTTGGTGCGGACGGTTATGCACCGGAGTATGACGTTGACTCTATTGCTATTGGAGCTTTTGGTGCTTCAGAACATGGCGTTGTTGTCTCTTGCTCTGCTGGAAATTCTGGTCCCGGTGCTTCCACGGCGGTCAACGTTGCGCCGTGGATTCTCACCGTTGCTGCTTCAACGATAGACCGGGAGTTTCCGGCTGATGTTATTTTAGGAGACGGTAGAATATTCGGTGGCGTATCCCTGTATTCCGGCGATCCGCTCGGGGATTCAAAACTACCTCTTGTTTACTCCGGCGACTGCGGGAGTCAACTCTGTTATCCAGGAAAGCTGGATCCTTCAAAGGTCGCCGGAAAAATTGTATTATGTGATCGAGGCGGCAATGCTAGAGTAGAGAAAGGAAGTGCAGTGAAGTTAGCCGGTGGTGCAGGTATGGTCCTGGCGAATTTAGCTGACTCCGGCGAAGAACTCGTCGCCGATTCACATCTCCTCCCGGCGACGATGGTCGGCCAAAAAGCCGGTGACAAAATCAGGGATTACGTCAAATCTGATTCATCACCAACGGCAACAATAGTCTTTAAAGGAACTGTAATCGGAAAACCACCGTCTGCTCCACGTATTGCTGCATTCTCAGGCCGAGGGCCCAATTATGTAACACCGGAGATCCTTAAACCGGATGTTACTGCGCCAGGAGTGAACGTTTTAGCCGGTTGGACCGGGTCCATTGGACCAACAGATTTGGAAATTGATACCAGAAGAGTGGAATTCAACATTATATCTGGTACATCCATGTCTTGTCCTCATGTAAGTGGATTAGCTGCTTTACTTAGAAAAGCTTACCCTAAATGGACCACAGCAGCCATCAAATCTGCCCTCATGACGACAGCTTACAATATAGATAACTCCGGCAAAACCTTTACGGATCTTGCGACGGGCCAAGAATCGAGTCCGTTTGTTCACGGGTCGGGTCATGTGGATCCGAACAGAGCACTGGATCCAGGTCTGGTTTATGATATTGCGACGAGGGATTACGTGGATTTTCTTTGTGCAATTGGTTATGATCCCAAAAGGATTTCACCGTTCGTGAAAGATACCTCTTCGGTGAATTGCAGTGAAAAGAGTTTAGTTAGTCCAGGGGATTTGAATTATCCGTCGTTCTCAGTTGTTTTTAGTAGTGAGAGTGTGGTGAAATACAAGCGTGTGGTTAAAAATGTTGGGAGGAATACAAATGCGGCGTATGAGGTGAAAATAAATGCGCCGGCTTCGGTGGAGGTGAAGGTGACTCCGACTAAGCTCAGTTTTAGTGAGGAAAATAAGAGTTTGTCGTATGAGATTAGTTTTAGCAGTAATGGAAGTGTAGGGTTGGAGAGAGTGAAGGGTCTTGAATCAGCATTTGGGTCAATTGAGTGGAGTGATGGAATTCACAGCGTGAGGAGTCCAATTGCAGTGCATTGGCTACTCCACTCTGCTACCGCATCTCTGTGA